DNA from Solanum stenotomum isolate F172 chromosome 3, ASM1918654v1, whole genome shotgun sequence:
TCTGAGGAATTCGCCCCATTTCGAAAGAGGAAAGTGGGGATAAGTGGCTAAGATCGACTTCATTGTCTTTGAGAGCTGACATGTCTTCATCTCCTGGGTACAAGGACTGAGACGCGTTGCTAGCAGGTACGAATTGGAGAGGGACGGGGTCACGCGCTACTCGCGATTTCTGGGCTGCTGGACGACTACAAAATCGCTGGGTTTCAATTTTGTCGCGTCTGGAATGGGGAAGAAGCAGGGGTACTGCTTGGTATCGATGTATGTATTGTTTGCTGGGTATCTTTTGTGAAGGAAAAAGGGAGTGGGCCGGGTCACAGGAGCTAGGTCAGCTAGGAAGTGGAGAATTGTAGGGATTGGGCTGGAAAATTTAGAGAAGAGGAAATGGGCTGGGAAATGGGAACAAAGGTATGGGTTGTTGGAGTTGATTTGGGCTGCTGGAAAATTTCCAGATAGGCCCAAAATCGGTCTTCTAAGTGAGTTTAATAAAAGGCTAGATTTGGCCAAATGAATTATAAAATTAGCCAACTTATTAACCAAATTGAGTTTAACTTGCAAAATCGGCTAAAATCTAAATGAGATGAATTTaaacaagattaattaacaagcttcttaaatttaacaaaataaaataattaactcaatcaaactaattaattcaaaattgttAACTATAATTTAAGctaaactaattaacaaaatatttatgtaaaagtAAAATCTTTTCGAcacgatttttgaatatttataaggtatactaattatataaaaacatattcattatttaaaaatcataaaattactaaaattacctaaaaataacttgaatatatttgaatttttataaaattaattattccaaattgtttgaaattaatgaagctcaaaaattaattcCTATCGTGGatgtccaaaattgggtgtcaacacttgTCTTCTTCGATCAAGTATTACCATGGATAAATATTAGTATTCCGATCATTCTTATACATTGATATCTCTGTCTAATGATTTACTTGTGATTTTAGGTGAATTCTATAAAATTTTCCAAAGATTATCCACATTAACTGTAAACAAAGAAGATTAACTTATAGAGAGAATCCAAGGCTTGGATTTTTTATACAGAGTATTGGATCACAGGCTATGCAAGTTGTGTCATTGTTCTAAAGAAATGATTATgttaattaaacaaattaaatgtGAGGGCTTAAATAATTAGATTTTTATGAGGAATCTTTAATGGTATTTTAAGGtgataagagaaaagaaattgcAAATGGGACTGACAAGTTTAATTGtggagtaataaataaatttaattagcCTCACAAGTTTAGATGGAGTATTAATTAGATGAGGTATCCATGTTTATATTCACAAAAAGTGACATAATGAGTTTAGTCACCACTTGTTCAACAATTTGGAAGTGTTAGATTATATTCATAAAAGAATTTTCCACATATatgtgcaaaaaaaaaattaaattaaaagacatgaaacttctattattattattacgaaaaaagggttaaaataaataaatctttaaCATATGCACTTATCAATATTTTGATCTAAAAATGTTTCTATTATTACTTTTGGGTCATAATATCATTTTCCTAATTAACATAtcgttttttttctttttaaacacattatttttcaatttatatagaAAGCTTACACACACTGATGGTTCAGATATGTAACTCAAAAAATTGGGATACTTCATATATGTTTTTGATCAGTTGCTCAGTGTGCAAGTCTATCATGGACAAGAAAAAATAACTGaagattttattaaattaggaaAAGGCCTTGATATGGAGTCGTCTTTGTGAGAGAGCGTTTTACCCCCCAATGTGAGACTTTCTAGTGCGAATCCAAAGTTAGTCGAACTCCAATGTGGATACCGAACACCGGGTggaaaatcacaaaataaattagaaagaagccttcttttttaaacaatttgaaagagaaaataaaacaaataaattgaaacagaaaattctatttgttttaatttgtttctcataccttttttaaaacatttttttaataatttttaattttaatttttcacctGACGTacataaaatcacaaaattaaagaatatacatatctttaattCAAGACTATAAATACAAAAGTTTTGGatccttttcaaaattttgtgtcaaataaaaatgagataaaCCAATTAAAACGAaagaataatattataaaagttTTCGGATCTATCTTTGCATTTTGTGCAATCTTGTGCAGAAAAATGACAGCCTTgaccaaacaaaaataatataaaatctCTAGTTGCATTTTTGCATATGATTAACTAATTGCGGGAGGTCGGTGTTAAATCGGGgcaaatttaaaacaaaaaaaaaatcatcaaataatataattaatgtaatagTTTTTTcactataaaattaaattaatatattggCGTGTTAATCATATTTTGTTGATAAGTGTTGAtagttattaaatatttttggttatataataattatttgaagaaagaaattatttaGGAGGAagaaagtattttattttttattttttttagtgtaaATTTTTTTACACCATCAAATTATCTTCAGTTGTTGTagaaagttatttattttatttttgagattacAAATCTCGCATTTTAAGAAAACATACTTATCAACATTTTTTAAGTGATcgaattatgaatattatttctctctatatatatataaacttaattTCGAAAAAcctaataatttatgtatagtCTTTGAAAAAGGGCCTAATTCAAAAGGTGACAAATGAGCTTACTCAGCACTTATTCAGCAATTTGGAAGGTTATGCCATGAAATATTACTATTtgaaaattcatattttatttcaacACATGTATGtgcaaaaaaaaaggaattaaaatttaaaagacatgatgaaactttaattattaatacTATTATAgaaatgagataaaaaaaatgttattaaattatgcaaaattaataaataatgccCTACAACGATACGTTGatccaaaaataaatttcaaaaaactaaatACTTTTGATTTTATTACATTTGGTTCAAAatgcctttttttaaaaagtaaatatattattatttttaacaaacattatttttcaattcaggtaagaaaaaaaaacccacACATTGATAGTTCAGGTATATGACACTCCTAAAGTTGAGATACTTTAGTTGCGTTTTGACACTTTAATTGAGTGTGCAAAGTGTATtgtggacaagtaaaaataaacaaaaagaatattaaattagGAAAGAagctttcttttttaaacaaattgaaagagaaaataaaactaataaataacGGAGTATTCTCTCCTCTCCGAtttatttctcttaattttctttttagtacGTTTAAAAGcaaagtctatttttttttataactctttaattttaatttttaatattttttaagccACCATAATGGATTGGTGGGGATCAGGTAGGGCTAGTTTCAaagatatataataaagtaattacttcataataaatatagttataatttatttatattaaaaaatagttaaaagtcACAAAGAGTATACACTAACTATACAATATAACTTGTCAAAATATACGGACTATACAATATAACTTACTTATACATGAGCTATATACTgactatacattatgatacactcaaaaGGCTGAAGATAGCTTAATTATACATGAAGTATATACTGATTATTCAACTtcgatcaactcaaaatcacctATAAACAATctcaaaatttagatataaaataatCTCGATATTTCAAGTCTTTTGATATACAATTCACTCAAAATGATTCACATTTTCGGTACGtccaatttaaaaaagaaaaaacaaaaaaaaacaaagaataatGACGAAGCAGAAGAAGATAATTCGCTCAAAATCACCTCTAAACAATTCTAAGATTTAGATATGAAATCCTCTTAATATTTCaagtctttaattttgatatataatttattcGAAATGATTCTCATTTTCAATacaacatatttaaaaaaagaagaagaaatcttaTTATATTTCTCATTGAACACTATATATACTCATGAACAAGGTATCATATTACATATTAAAGCTTCTTTTTTCTATAAGAAGTCCTTATTAGAACTTGTCAACATGgctaaaattttgagtttattcTTTATGATCATATCTCTTCTTGCTTTTGCACCAATATTATGTTTATCAAGCAAAACCAATTATAATTATAGTTACTTGTATCCACAATTTTACGATGGGTCATGCCCGAAAGCAAAAGAAATTGTCAAGTCTGTTGTTGCTAAGGCCATAGCCAAAGAAGCCCGAATGGCTGCCTCTTTGCTACGACTCCATTTTCATGATTGCTTTGTTAAGGTACATTTTTCCTCATGTGTGTCACTTAGGAAGTGTCcatagtaaaaatatttattatatgttCTTGATTCATCAATATACTTTCCACGATAGCATTTGAGTAGATATTATTACTTTTACTTGAATCAATAATATATAGTACtttgtttatgattgaaaatgttttttcaaataataagtCATTTTCCAATATTTGATTATCAGAAATATGTCTCAAGAACAATTTCAATAAAAgtgaggaaaatgacttccctcaCTTTTGGGGAAGGTAAATTTgcttttctaattttttttaacttcaaattattgTATTAACCGACATTTggacaatatttttaataattaatactcCAAAGTTCCATCAAACACTATTAAATTTGTTGATATTGTTATCAATCTTTAATACCTTTTACAAGAAAAAGTTCTCCATTAATCTCTAATTAAACATCGAAAAACTACTCTCTAGAAAATAAGAGGGTGTATAAATAAGCTTATAATTAGATagtcaaatcaaattatatgtACTTTTTGACTTATAATATTTCCGATTTATAACTTTTTAAGTACTTCTGATTCGATCAAACTTTTCGATTTATGTAGGGTTGTGATGCATCAGTGCTTCTGGACAGTAGTGGAACCTTAATAAGTGAAAAATTATCAAACACCAATATGAATTCAGCACGTGGATTTGAAGTAATTGATGAAATTAAATCTGCACTTGAAAAGGAATGCCCTCAAACTGTCTCTTGTGCTGATATATTGACACTTGCTGCAAGGGATTCTACTGTTTTAGTAAGTACAACTACTTTAAGCCTAACAAAAAGTAGTTGGGACAGAGCTAGAGTATCAATTAAGAATTTTGATTAGATTTTATACTTATATATGAGAACAAAAAAtctattaaatatgtataaataacgTATAATTGTGAATTCGGTAATTAAGATGAGTTATGAATTTGTGTAGAGTTTGAGAAATCATAAACTTaattaggggtcgtttggttggtgAGATTATGAAatgtgatattattttattatgcaTTTGGTATGAGtattaattagttttagaaTTCGTTTTGTACAAAAATGATGGGATTAGCTATTtatatagaagatgaaatagctaatctcataaaatatttttatttatcccaTTTCGATAATCAAATGATTCCTAAAATTCTGATTCCGCCTTTATTATAGGTACAAAAAAAGTTACATTATTTTATGCTATTAGTATATAAAACTTAAactcaattattatttatgCAGGCTGGTGGACCAAGTTGGGAGGTCCCATTGGGAAGAAGAGATGCAAGAGATGCTAGTATAAGTGGCTCCAACAATTGCAATAACATTCCTGCTCAAAACAACACATTTAGTGCCATTCTCACTAAATTCAAGCTAAAAGGACTTGatcttgttgattttgttactTTATCTGGTAAAAGTTACTCCTCATATTTTTCTTAACCACCCTTAATCACTTATTTTTCCcccaactttttttaaaattattattatcagtatatataaaataaatttattttaatttttatccagACTATAAAATAGGAATTAGTTATGACACTATTAGACACGAAGGTTTTTTCCTCTGTGAATCAGTGAGAAATTTTTGTTGTAGAACACGATTTTCCTACTCATATCCGACCAAACCAGCTTACTAGAAAAATgcacaatgaaaaatatattctcATCGAAATAGGGAGaaacttcttaattttttaatattattatttttttttcttttctcacagATCCAATCAAAATATCTATGAGAACTTACATTGAAcattttttagtgaaaaatagtgattttttagtAGCGTGAATTCCTCGCTAGCTAGTCCATCGTTAATTTCCTCATAGCTAACAGAAATCCAT
Protein-coding regions in this window:
- the LOC125859855 gene encoding peroxidase 72-like, producing the protein MAKILSLFFMIISLLAFAPILCLSSKTNYNYSYLYPQFYDGSCPKAKEIVKSVVAKAIAKEARMAASLLRLHFHDCFVKGCDASVLLDSSGTLISEKLSNTNMNSARGFEVIDEIKSALEKECPQTVSCADILTLAARDSTVLAGGPSWEVPLGRRDARDASISGSNNCNNIPAQNNTFSAILTKFKLKGLDLVDFVTLSGSHTIGKARCTSFKQRLYNQSGKNLPDYTLDKKYAAQLSTKCPKFGGDQNLFFLDYVSPTKFDNNYYKNLLASKGLLNSDQILVTKNETSLELVKLYAKNNEIFFKQFAKSMVKLGNISPLMGHKGEIRKNCRKMN